A single genomic interval of Gossypium raimondii isolate GPD5lz chromosome 11, ASM2569854v1, whole genome shotgun sequence harbors:
- the LOC105802432 gene encoding protein kinase PVPK-1, whose protein sequence is MDSLAISSSKNQNLGSGIGNNDPPSTSGMPRRPSRPPLPKQSENEGLSSAYHGVRTVQHHDGSIGSQKHSCKTAYDNLVCEEMPNMAKHYYDSSKMKSELTGKILAVASKSSFKHPIDDHKSSNSTASLEYEQTVSGVHYYDSSKVKSESVGKILTTASKSSSKHPIDDHKTSDSIASLEYEKPVPGAHYYDSSKVKSESVRSKSSFKHPIDDHKSSNSFRSLQSEKTVPGVHYYDSSKVKSESVGKISTTASKSSFKHPVDEKLVPSAIQLNNHIVSQSEPSICVSPSSSMCTRSLYAEAKQSFTNTEVSECASSDESGEVSRKTSINRGSNCSDISEESSSSCSISAIYKPHQANDIRWAAIQAVRSRKGELGFKHFRVLRKLGCGDIGSVYQSELTGTNTYFAMKVMDKALLASRKKLLRAQTEREILQSLDHPFLPTLYTHFETEKLSCLVMEFCPGGDLHALRQRQPGKYFSEQAARFYVAEVLLALEYLHMLGIIYRDLKPENVLVREDGHIMLSDFDLSLRCSVSPTLVKSSNSTLASKHSVYCAQPACLQPTCVMQPDCIQPACFGPRLFPSKSKKEKKSKIKSETNQQVSPLPELIAEPTNARSMSFVGTHEYLAPEIIKGQGHGSAVDWWTFGIFLYELLFGKTPFKGAENRATLFNVIGQPLRFPEYPNVSFAAKDLIRGLLVKEPQHRLAYRRGATEVKQHPFFQSVNWALIRCANPPEVPKPSMTDFFAGTNMSKAPTNNMVPGLDVKPSGNYLEIDFF, encoded by the exons ATGGACTCCCTTGCTATTTCTTCATCAAAGAATCAGAATCTAGGTTCTGGTATAGGAAACAATGACCCTCCTTCAACATCCGGGATGCCTAGGCGGCCTTCTCGGCCTCCATTACCGAAACAATCTGAAAATGAAGGGCTTTCTTCTGCATATCATGGTGTAAGGACCGTTCAACATCATGATGGTTCAATTGGCTCTCAAAAGCATTCATGCAAAACAGCCTATGACAACTTGGTCTGTGAAGAAATGCCTAATATGGCAAAACACTATTATGATTCAAGCAAGATGAAATCTGAATTGACGGGAAAGATTTTGGCAGTGGCAAGCAAATCTTCCTTCAAACATCCCATTGATGACCATAAGAGTTCCAATTCCACTGCTTCATTGGAATACGAACAAACTGTATCTGGTGTACACTATTATGATTCTAGTAAGGTAAAATCCGAATCGGTGGGAAAGATTCTGACAACTGCAAGCAAGTCTTCCTCAAAGCATCCCATCGATGATCATAAAACTTCTGATTCCATTGCTTCGTTGGAATATGAAAAACCTGTGCCTGGTGCACACTATTATGATTCGAGTAAGGTAAAATCTGAATCAGTGAGAAGCAAATCTTCCTTCAAACATCCCATTGATGATCATAAGAGTTCTAACTCCTTTCGTTCATTGCAATCTGAAAAAACTGTGCCTGGTGTACACTATTATGATTCGAGCAAGGTGAAATCCGAATCGGTGGGAAAGATTTCAACAACGGCAAGCAAGTCTTCCTTCAAACATCCCGTTGATGAAAAGCTTGTGCCCAGTGCCATTCAGTTGAACAACCACATTGTATCTCAATCAGAACCAAGCATTTGTGTGAGTCCATCGAGTAGTATGTGCACCAGATCTCTGTATGCCGAAGCTAAACAAAGTTTCACCAATACAGAAGTTAGTGAATGTGCAAGCAGTGATGAAAGCGGTGAAGTGAGCAGGAAGACGAGCATCAATAGGGGGAGCAATTGCAGTGATATTAGTGAAGAAAGCAGCTCAAGTTGTTCAATCAGTGCCATTTACAAGCCCCACCAAGCAAATGATATAAGATGGGCTGCAATTCAAGCTGTTAGATCACGGAAAGGAGAGTTGGGCTTTAAGCACTTTAGGGTGTTGAGGAAACTGGGATGTGGGGATATAGGCAGTGTTTATCAATCTGAATTGACTGGCACCAATACTTATTTCGCCATGAAAGTTATGGATAAAGCTCTTTTGGCAAGTCGAAAAAAGCTTCTTAGAGCCCAAACAGAGAGGGAGATTCTCCAATCTTTGGATCATCCTTTCCTCCCCACCTTGTATACACATTTTGAGACAGAGAAGCTTTCTTGCTTGGTTATGGAGTTTTGCCCCGGAGGAGACTTGCATGCTCTCAGGCAAAGGCAACCTGGAAAGTACTTTTCAGAGCAAGCTGCCAG ATTTTATGTGGCCGAAGTTCTCCTTGCTTTGGAGTATCTGCACATGCTTGGGATTATTTACAGAGACCTTAAGCCAGAGAATGTTTTGGTTCGAGAAGATGGACACATAATGCTTTCGGATTTCGATCTCTCACTAAGATGTTCTGTCTCGCCGACACTGGTTAAGTCTTCAAACTCGACTCTGGCGTCGAAACATTCAGTGTACTGTGCTCAGCCTGCATGCCTCCAGCCAACTTGTGTAATGCAGCCAGATTGTATCCAACCAGCATGTTTCGGACCGCGTCTTTTTCCGAGCAAgtccaagaaagaaaagaagagcaAAATAAAGAGTGAAACGAATCAGCAAGTTAGCCCTCTTCCTGAGCTCATTGCAGAACCTACCAATGCTCGATCAATGTCCTTCGTTGGCACTCACGAGTACTTGGCACCTGAAATTATTAAAGGCCAAGGCCATGGAAGTGCTGTCGATTGGTGGACGTTTGGGATCTTTCTATACGAACTTTTGTTCGGAAAAACCCCGTTTAAGGGAGCCGAGAACAGGGCAACTCTGTTTAACGTGATCGGCCAGCCATTGAGATTTCCAGAGTATCCAAATGTGAGCTTTGCAGCGAAGGACTTGATCCGAGGCTTACTCGTAAAGGAACCACAGCATCGGCTTGCATATAGGCGTGGGGCTACTGAAGTTAAACAGCATCCGTTCTTTCAGAGTGTGAATTGGGCACTCATTCGATGTGCTAATCCGCCAGAGGTGCCAAAGCCGTCCATGACGGATTTTTTTGCCGGAACCAACATGTCAAAAGCTCCAACGAATAACATGGTTCCGGGTTTAGATGTGAAGCCTTCTGGTAATTATTTAGAGATTGATTTCTTTTGA
- the LOC105801441 gene encoding SUPPRESSOR OF GAMMA RESPONSE 1 isoform X2, protein MASRSWLIDSRSIAKKVKNAIQITDPDCGANRECPNCHCRIDNSDVSPQWPGLPIGLKFDPSDIELLEHLAAKCGIGDLKPHPFIDEFIPTLNEDQGICYTHPQNLPGVKKDGSSIHFFHQTINAYATGQRKRRRIQNRHSTIEEHVRWHKTGKTKPVIENGVRKGWKKIMVLYKRSNRAHKPEKSNWVMHQYHLGAEEVEVGGEYVVSKISYQQPKQTDKNDGVTRMEDSDNSMIRASPRTPKTMTQSPPRPWESMIYEDDIDEKVHQESKFAAQGSNLPIQGVECEDHLEYPLWLAGESQAAVNSEMNCLDNSSLQVKNSVKDRVSYAVHDPGTMEMSAGNKDTCTCGISELENLEFDTPPDVQLSDLQFDSQESISSWLDQV, encoded by the exons ATGGCGAG CAGAAGCTGGCTCATTGACAGTAGATCAATTGCAAAGAAAGTAAAAAACGCCATTCAAATCACTGACCCTGACTGTGGAGCAAATCGTGAATGTCCGAACTGTCATTGCCGTATTGATAATAGTGAT GTTTCGCCTCAGTGGCCTGGCCTTCCAATTGGATTGAAATTTGATCCCTCCGATATCGAGCTTTTAGAGCATTTAGCTGCCAAATGCGGCATCGGAGACTTAAAACCACACCCCTTTATCGACGAGTTTATCCCCACACTGAACGAGGATCAAGGAATCTGTTACACTCATCCTCAAAATCTCCCTG gtgtAAAGAAAGATGGGAGTAGTATCCACTTCTTTCATCAAACCATCAATGCTTATGCTACTGGTCAGCGAAAGCGCCGCAGGATCCAGAACCGACATAGTACGATCGAGGAGCATGTTCGATGGCATAAGACCGGAAAGACCAAACCTGTCATAGAAAATGGAGTTCGCAAGGGCTGGAAGAAGATCATGGTTCTCTATAAACGTTCGAACCGAGCTCACAAGCCCGAAAAGTCGAATTGGGTGATGCATCAGTACCATTTAGGGGCTGAAGAAGTAGAAGTTGGTGGGGAATATGTggtttctaaaatttcatatcaacAACCAAAACAGACCGATAAGAATGATGGCGTTACTAGGATGGAAGATTCAGATAACTCGATGATTCGTGCGAGTCCAAGGACCCCGAAAACGATGACTCAGAGTCCACCTCGGCCATGGGAATCAATGATATATGAAGATGACATTGACGAAAAGGTGCACCAG GAATCAAAATTTGCTGCACAAGGATCTAATCTACCGATCCAGGGTGTTGAATGTGAGGATCATTTGGAGTATCCATTATGGTTGGCTGGGGAATCTCAGGCTGCTGTAAATTCCGAGATGAATTGCTTGGATAATTCTTCTCTGCAGGTAAAGAATTCGGTAAAGGATCGAGTCTCGTACGCCGTTCATGATCCTGGCACGATGGAGATGTCGGCCGGAAACAAAGATACATGCACTTGCGGAATTTCCGAGCTTGAGAACTTGGAATTTGATACACCACCAGATGTGCAACTATCT GATCTACAATTTGATTCCCAGGAAAGCATAAGTTCATGGTTAGACCAGGTATGA
- the LOC105801441 gene encoding SUPPRESSOR OF GAMMA RESPONSE 1 isoform X1 has translation MASRSWLIDSRSIAKKVKNAIQITDPDCGANRECPNCHCRIDNSDVSPQWPGLPIGLKFDPSDIELLEHLAAKCGIGDLKPHPFIDEFIPTLNEDQGICYTHPQNLPGKGPCPTYSSLIMVYNFDSDDHLHFFFAGVKKDGSSIHFFHQTINAYATGQRKRRRIQNRHSTIEEHVRWHKTGKTKPVIENGVRKGWKKIMVLYKRSNRAHKPEKSNWVMHQYHLGAEEVEVGGEYVVSKISYQQPKQTDKNDGVTRMEDSDNSMIRASPRTPKTMTQSPPRPWESMIYEDDIDEKVHQESKFAAQGSNLPIQGVECEDHLEYPLWLAGESQAAVNSEMNCLDNSSLQVKNSVKDRVSYAVHDPGTMEMSAGNKDTCTCGISELENLEFDTPPDVQLSDLQFDSQESISSWLDQV, from the exons ATGGCGAG CAGAAGCTGGCTCATTGACAGTAGATCAATTGCAAAGAAAGTAAAAAACGCCATTCAAATCACTGACCCTGACTGTGGAGCAAATCGTGAATGTCCGAACTGTCATTGCCGTATTGATAATAGTGAT GTTTCGCCTCAGTGGCCTGGCCTTCCAATTGGATTGAAATTTGATCCCTCCGATATCGAGCTTTTAGAGCATTTAGCTGCCAAATGCGGCATCGGAGACTTAAAACCACACCCCTTTATCGACGAGTTTATCCCCACACTGAACGAGGATCAAGGAATCTGTTACACTCATCCTCAAAATCTCCCTGGTAAGGGTCCATGCCCGACATATTCGAGTCTTATAATGgtttacaattttgattctgatgatcatcttcattttttttttgcaggtgtAAAGAAAGATGGGAGTAGTATCCACTTCTTTCATCAAACCATCAATGCTTATGCTACTGGTCAGCGAAAGCGCCGCAGGATCCAGAACCGACATAGTACGATCGAGGAGCATGTTCGATGGCATAAGACCGGAAAGACCAAACCTGTCATAGAAAATGGAGTTCGCAAGGGCTGGAAGAAGATCATGGTTCTCTATAAACGTTCGAACCGAGCTCACAAGCCCGAAAAGTCGAATTGGGTGATGCATCAGTACCATTTAGGGGCTGAAGAAGTAGAAGTTGGTGGGGAATATGTggtttctaaaatttcatatcaacAACCAAAACAGACCGATAAGAATGATGGCGTTACTAGGATGGAAGATTCAGATAACTCGATGATTCGTGCGAGTCCAAGGACCCCGAAAACGATGACTCAGAGTCCACCTCGGCCATGGGAATCAATGATATATGAAGATGACATTGACGAAAAGGTGCACCAG GAATCAAAATTTGCTGCACAAGGATCTAATCTACCGATCCAGGGTGTTGAATGTGAGGATCATTTGGAGTATCCATTATGGTTGGCTGGGGAATCTCAGGCTGCTGTAAATTCCGAGATGAATTGCTTGGATAATTCTTCTCTGCAGGTAAAGAATTCGGTAAAGGATCGAGTCTCGTACGCCGTTCATGATCCTGGCACGATGGAGATGTCGGCCGGAAACAAAGATACATGCACTTGCGGAATTTCCGAGCTTGAGAACTTGGAATTTGATACACCACCAGATGTGCAACTATCT GATCTACAATTTGATTCCCAGGAAAGCATAAGTTCATGGTTAGACCAGGTATGA
- the LOC105802431 gene encoding SAGA-associated factor 29 homolog A, translating into MSSPDIASILENSRELDRLRKEQEEVLVEINKLHKKLQATPEVVEKPGDSSLSRLKSLYIQARDLSEREVTISNLLLNQLDAFLPSGPPGQQRRKMDGNDQKRKRMKSDSDISRLSPSMRSHIEACVSLKDEQVAARVTSDAEKDEWFVVKVINFDEKTKEFEVLDEEPGDEEEGSGQKKYKLPASCIIPFPKRNDPASTPEFPAGRQVLAVYPGTTALYKATVISTPRKRKSDEYLLEFDDDEEDGALPQRTVPFHKVVQLPEGHRQ; encoded by the exons ATGTCGTCTCCGGACATTGCTTCAATCTTGGAAAACTCGAGGGAACTCGATCGGTTAAGGAAAGAACAAGAAGAGGTGCTTGTCGAAATCAACAAGCTTCACAAGAAGCTTCAAGCTA CTCCTGAGGTAGTTGAGAAACCCGGCGATTCTTCATTATCGAGGCTgaaaagtttatatattcaaGCTAGAGATCTTTCGGAAAGAGAAGTAAC GATTTCGAACTTGTTACTAAATCAACTTGATGCTTTCTTGCCATCTGGACCTCCGGGACAACAACGAAGAAAGATGG ATGGTAATGatcagaaaaggaaaagaatgaagtcTGATTCGGATATTTCTCGCCTTTCTCCTTCAATGCGGAGTCATATCGAGGCATGTGTTAGTCTCAAAGATGAACAG GTAGCTGCAAGAGTCACCTCGGATGCTGAGAAGGATGAGTGGTTTGTTGTAAAAGTGATAAATTTTGACGAGAAAACAAAAGA ATTTGAAGTACTCGACGAGGAGCCGGGTGATGAGGAAGAGGGCAGTGGCCAAAA gaagtACAAGCTGCCTGCATCTTGCATTATACCATTCCCGAAGCGGAACGACCCGGCTAGTACTCCAGAATTCCCTGCCGGGAGACAAGTTTTGGCCGTTTATCCTGGAACAACCGCACTGTATAAGGCAACTGTCATCAGCACTCCTCGAAAG AGGAAATCAGATGA GTATTTACTGGAATTCGACGATGACGAGGAAGATGGAGCTTTGCCTCAGCGGACGGTACCGTTTCACAAGGTGGTTCAATTGCCGGAAGGACATCGGCAATGa
- the LOC105802429 gene encoding cystinosin homolog: protein MASWNSIPLEITYDTFGWLAFFSWSISFYPQVILNFRRKSVVGLNFDFVLLNLTKHSSYTIYNVCLYFSPVIQRQYFEKYGSGEMIPVAANDVAFSIHAVLLTAITLFQIVIFDRGTQKVSKISVGIVIAVWLIAAICFFIALPSQSWLWLISIFNSIQVFMTVVKYIPQAVMNFARKSTDGFSIGNILLDFVGGLANYAQMAVQSIDQNSWVNFYGNIGKTLLSLVSIFFDIIFMCQHYLLYPAKKATFRSKLEREGKEPLVKSLEETASENV from the exons atggcttcTTGGAATTCAATTCCACTGGAAATCACGTACGACACTTTTGGTTGGCTAGCCTTTTTTTCGTGGTCCATTAGTTTCTACCCTCAAGTCATCTTAAATTTTCGAAGAAAAAG CGTTGTTGGGTTGAACTTTGATTTCGTGCTGCTGAATTTGACAAAACACTCCTCTTATACGATCTACAACGTTTGCCTCTACTTCAGCCCTGTTATTCAGAGGCAATACTTTGAGAAATATGGCTCTGGAGAG ATGATCCCAGTAGCTGCTAATGATGTCGCGTTCTCAATACATGCTGTTTTGTTGACGGCTATTACTTTGTTTCAAATTGTGATTTTTGAT CGTGGGACGCAAAAGGTTTCTAAGATTTCTGTGGGAATCGTCATTGCTGTGTGGTTAATCGCCGCCATTTGTTTCTTCATAGCATTGCCTAGCCAATCATGGCTTTGGTTAATCTCCATCTTTAA CTCGATACAAGTTTTCATGACGGTGGTCAAGTATATTCCCCAG GCAGTCATGAACTTTGCACGAAAGAGTACAGATGGGTTCAGCATCGGAAACATTTTGCTTGATTTTGTTGGAGGATTGGCAAATTACGCACAGATGGCTGTACAGTCTATAGATCAAA aTTCTTGGGTGAACTTTTATGGAAATATAGGGAAGACATTGCTTTCTTTG GTATCCATATTCTTCGACATTATTTTCATGTGTCAACATTATTTGTTGTATCCTGCTAAGAAAGCAACCTTTCGTTCTAAACTTGAACGTGAGGGCAAGGAGCCACTTGTCAAGTCTCTCGAAGAAACCGCCTCGGAAAATGTGTAA
- the LOC105802430 gene encoding uncharacterized protein LOC105802430, translated as MKREAPQQGVVRTYPVHLSPWNPKPKTRSVQTLDSLPVSGSFSRVTPKASNHSKFSGKCGRLHCVEYHLNPVSKSKGKSKGTQKFRTFNLAGFNFSGFSATGVLEYLCVLNDNDNNDDFLAKFWSLHDKQNDDDDDDTSYCDVDFMLDIEEDEGWCLLREL; from the exons ATGAAGAGGGAGGCTCCCCAACAAGGCGTGGTTCGGACTTATCCAGTCCACCTATCTCCTTGGAACCCCAAACCCAAAACCCGAAGTGTACAGACACTCGATTCCCTCCCGGTTTCTGGATCGTTTTCCAGGGTGACACCAAAGGCCAGCAACCATTCCAAGTTTAGTGGAAAATGTGGGAGGTTACATTGTGTTGAGTatcatttaaatccggttagtAAGTCCAAGGGCAAGTCAAAGGGTACTCAAAAGTTTAGGACATTTAATTTGGCCGGTTTCAATTTTTCCGGGTTTTCTGCCACTGGAGTATTGGAATATTT ATGCGTTCTTAACGACAACGACAACAATGATGATTTCCTGGCTAAGTTTTGGTCTCTGCATGACAAGCAGAACGATGACGACGACGACGATACGAGTTATTGTGATGTGGATTTCATGCTAGACATTGAGGAAGATGAAGGGTGGTGTTTATTGAGAGAACTGTGA
- the LOC105802428 gene encoding protein WVD2-like 7, with amino-acid sequence MQGNPVAVLGQSISFGRFMSDQSLAWEKQSTFSHKKYVEEAQRYARPGSVAQKKAFFEAHYKTLAARKALLEQAKANEGMVQDIGTQVSEIMNSSSQMAALGHEETGSIYDGKENNNSDFVEFESSLVEGADSVGEHNVLVEINLKNEAEIKDLELSEATHVENLEKKVNQSRKLEEGMELELSEETQMEKPLLKVSSYGRRTKVPSSSAIRPNKGNNVTPMSNKSAMKISDRKRSTPKSSHKFINSTPAKEISRLTSTIIRKIDGSRIASNFKPSKECPTPLRTSNMASTSGRPKQSLATPWLENRSARTPFNSSASVSKTSRGKWNLLPTEGWKRNSMQVKNKK; translated from the exons ATGCAGGGCAACCCAGTTGCTGTTCTTGGACAGTCAATATCTTTTGGGAGATTTATGTCAGATCAGTCCTTAGCTTGGGAGAAACAGTCAACTTTTTCTCACAAAAAATATGTAGAAGAGGCTCAGAGATATGCTAGACCCGGTTCAGTTGCTCAAAAGAAAGCTTTCTTTGAAGCTCATTACAAGACCCTTGCAGCTAGGAAAGCACTGCTTGAGCAAGCCAAAGCTAATGAAGGTATGGTTCAGGATATTGGAACCCAAGTTTCAGAGATAATGAACTCAAGCTCTCAAATGGCAGCCCTTGGCCATGAAGAAACTGGCTCCATTTATGATGGTAAAGAGAATAATAACTCGGATTTTGTcgagtttgaaagcagcttagTGGAAGGAGCTGACTCAGTTGGTGAACACAATGTTCTTGTGGAAATTAATTTGAAGAATGAAGCTGAAATTAAAGATTTGGAGCTTAGTGAAGCAACCCATGTGGAGAATCTCGAGAAGAAGGTTAACCAGTCGAGAAAGCTTGAGGAAGGAATGGAATTGGAGCTCAGTGAAGAAACCCAGATGGAGAAACCTCTACTTAAGGTGTCAAGTTATGGAAGAAGAACCAAAGTGCCATCTTCATCTGCTATTCGTCCCAACAAAGGGAATAATGTCACTCCAATGTCCAACAAGTCTGCAATGAAGATTTCTGATAGAAAGAGATCAACTCCAAAATCAAGCCATAAGTTTATCAACTCCACCCCTGCAAAAGAAATCAGTAGATTAACTTCCACCATTATTAGAAAGATAGATGGTTCTAGAATTGCTTCCAATTTTAAACCATCTAAAGAATGCCCCACGCCTTTAAGGACTTCAAACATG GCCTCTACAAGTGGAAGACCAAAGCAGTCCTTAGCCACTCCATGGTTGGAAAATAGAAG TGCTAGAACGCCCTTTAATTCCTCAGCCAGTGTGAGCAAAACATCTCGTGGAAAATGGAACCTTCTTCCAACAGA AGGCTGGAAGAGAAATTCAATGCAAGTCAAGAACAAAAAGTAG
- the LOC105802427 gene encoding alpha-soluble NSF attachment protein 2 — protein MGDQSTRGEEFEKNAEKKLNSWSFFGSKYEDAADLFDKAANFFKLAKSWDRAGSIYVKLANCHLKLESTHEAAQAFVSAAHCYKKTSTKEAISCLQQAVNMFCDIGRLSMAARYYKEIAELYESEQNIEQAIDHYEKAADFFQSEEVSTSANQCKQKVAQFAAQIEQYQKAIEIYEEIARQSLTNNLLKYGVKGHLLNAGLCQLCKGDVVAITNALERYQDLDPTFSGTREYRLLADIASALDEEDVTKFTDVVKEFDSMTPLDSWKTTLLLRVKEKLKAKELEEDDLT, from the exons ATGGGAGATCAATCAACCAGAGGAGAAGAATTCGAGAAAAACGCAGAAAAAAAGCTAAACAGCTGGAGCTTTTTTGGCTCGAAATATGAAGATGCCGCCGATCTCTTTGATAAAGCTGCCAATTTCTTCAAGCTCGCCAAATCCt ggGACAGAGCTGGATCAATTTATGTAAAGTTAGCAAATTGTCATTTGAAA TTAGAAAGCACCCATGAAGCCGCTCAAGCTTTTGTTAGTGCTGCTCATTGCTATAAGAAAACATCGACAAAGG AGGCGATATCGTGCTTGCAGCAAGCAGTGAACATGTTTTGTGATATTGGAAGGCTCAGTATGGCTGCAAGGTATTATAAG GAAATTGCTGAATTATACGAGTCTGAACAAAACATTGAGCAGGCCATTGATCATTACGAAAAGGCTGCAGATTTCTTCCAAAGTGAAGAAGTATCTACTTCTGCCAACCAGTGCAAGCAGAAAGTTGCACAATTTGCTGCTCAGATAGAACA ATACCAGAAAGCCATTGAGATCTACGAAGAGATTGCACGGCAGTCACTTACCAATAACTTGCTGAAGTATGGAGTTAAAGGGCATCTTCTTAATGCTGGCCTTTGTCAACTCTGCAAAGGCGATGTCGTTGCTATCACCAATGCATTAGAGCGATATCAG GATCTGGATCCAACTTTTTCTGGAACACGAGAGTATAGGTTATTAGCT GACATTGCTTCTGCTCTGGACGAGGAAGATGTCACGAAGTTTACAGATGTTGTCAAGGAATTTGACAGCATGACCCCATTG GATTCATGGAAGACAACCCTTTTACTTCGAGTGAAGGAAAAACTGAAAGCTAAAGAGCTGGAGGAAGATGATCTTACCTAA